The Podospora pseudocomata strain CBS 415.72m chromosome 3, whole genome shotgun sequence genome window below encodes:
- the PEP7 gene encoding carboxypeptidase Y-deficient (EggNog:ENOG503NW74; COG:S; BUSCO:EOG092629RT), which yields MSAPRRLGGGRILGSGSKGLAPPSSSSSTPAPGGANPRRASANTARAVSPFPPSESSVSVGSYHSRLSSPNSLSPPLSSTLPPFAQDLVSHVSLAGPSNRASSSGGLVCPICNEEMVTLLQLNRHLDDVHQELPEAEQDEVKSWFDKQVLKAKRFQPLSLINQKLRGMDVFESNESQPVSAPAAPGRIAETVVDPEELVTRKHWQRPSGNDTCTDPTCDRKLGPLSGSVNCRKCGRLFCEEHTMYQMKLSRSANHEPVRGIWCRVCETCYKSRGGYNDHNGVSRDHTTDFAAVRARKVERQRLEVQRLEKRLTKLTRLLAEGPQDAGVNSALLSPLGGAKHIRKTIEQSVVAWEEDASVARCPFCKQEFRSWTFRRHHCRICGRVVCADPATGCSSEIGFNVATPTALPAAEKPTGGGHVSVDVRMCCDCKTTIFSHRDFTDSITHKPSDQIAYENLRQFELGIRNMMPKFHKALIALQPPDDNSNKPPPTHAEIQHAASIRKRLTYSFRQYGEAAKRIQNMPTDSPTQRMLQQKIYAAASAFMHTNMLPLKSLPSILKASGPGHRRLLSNGPSHSPLRNGESATFDAETSSVGGASEVSTAVSALETEEKEAKEKLIVLEEQRFMVLEMLNHARAARRFEEVTALTKNIEELDREIEGSKRTVADVAEKFQGLYVGGA from the exons ATGTCGGCGCCCCGGAGGCTGGGAGGTGGCCGCATCCtgggcagcggcagcaaggGGCTCGCCccgccctcgtcgtcatcctcgactCCCGCTCCAGGAGGTGCCAACCCACGACGGGCCAGCGCCAACACAGCTCGCGCCGTGAGCCCATTCCCGCCCTCGGAAAGCAGTGTTAGCGTCGGCTCGTATCATTCGAGACTCTCGTCTCCCAACTCCCTCTCGCCGCCTTTGTCCAGCACGCTTCCGCCCTTCGCCCAGGATCTCGTCTCCCATGTCAGTCTCGCCGGTCCCTCGAACCGCGCCTCCAGCAGCGGAGGGCTGGTTTGCCCAATATGCAACGAGGAAATGGTTACTCTGCTCCAGCTCAACCGCCACCTAGACGACGTGCACCAGGAGCTCCCCGAGGCCGAGCAGGACGAGGTCAAATCGTGGTTCGACAAGCAGGTGCTCAAAGCCAAGCGGTTCCAGCCGCTGTCTCTGATCAACCAGAAGCTACGCGGCATGGACGTGTTCGAGTCCAACGAAAGCCAACCTGTCTCAGCGCCGGCAGCCCCCGGCCGGATTGCAGAAACTGTTGTCGAtcccgaggagctggtgacGAGGAAACACTGGCAGAGGCCATCGGGCAACGACACATGCACAGACCCGACATGCGATAGGAAATTGGGACCGCTGAGCGGCAGCGTAAATTGCAGGAAGTGCGGGAGGTTGTTCTGCGAGGAGCACACAATGTACCAAATGAAGCTGTCGAGGTCAGCCAACCACGAACCGGTCCGGGGCATCTGGTGTCGCGTGTGCGAGACGTGCTACAAGTCGAGGGGGGGCTACAATGACCACAATGGTGTTTCACGAGACCATACGACGGACTTTGCTGCCGTGCGTGCCAGGAAGGTGGAGAGGCAACGCCTCGAGGTccagaggctggagaagaggttgaccaAGCTGACTAGGCTGTTGGCCGAGGGGCCTCAGGACGCGGGTGTCAACTCCGCGTTGCTATCACCGCTCGGCGGGGCAAAACACATCAGAAAGACTATTGAGCAATCTGTGGTGGCTTGGGAAGAAGATGCGTCTGTGGCGAGGTGCCCGTTCTGCAAGCAAGAGTTTCGGTCTTGGACGTTTAGGAGGCATCACTGCAGGATATGTGGCAGGGTTGTGTGTGCGGATCCGGCGACGGGGTGTTCGAGTGAGATTGGATTCAATGTCGCAACCC CAACCGCTTTGCCCGCAGCCGAGAAGCCAACCGGTGGTGGCCATGTCAGTGTCGATGTCAGGATGTGCTGCGACTGCAAGACGACCATCTTCTCACACCGAGATTTTACTGATTCGATTACCCACAAGCCTTCGGATCAGATCGCGTACGAGAACCTACGCCAGTTTGAGCTGGGCATCCGAAATATGATGCCAAAATTCCACAAAGCACTGATAGCATTGCAGCCGCCTGACGAtaacagcaacaaaccaccGCCAACACACGCCGAGATCCAGCACGCTGCCAGCATTCGCAAGCGCCTCACATACTCGTTTCGCCAATATGGCGAGGCAGCAAAGCGCATTCAGAACATGCCCACCGACAGCCCTACGCAACGGATGCTTCAACAAAAGATTTATGCCGCTGCTTCGGCCTTCATGCACACCAATATGCTTCCCCTGAAGAGCCTGCCATCTATTTTGAAAGCCAGCGGGCCGGGCCACCGGCGCTTGCTCTCCAACGGGCCGTCGCACTCGCCCCTGCGAAACGGCGAGTCGGCCACATTCGATGCCGAAACTTCCAGCGTGGGAGGGGCGAGCGAGGTCAGCACCGCCGTGTCGGCTCTCGAgacagaggagaaggaggcaaAGGAGAAGCTGATTGTCTTGGAGGAGCAGCGGTTTATGGTGCTCGAGATGCTCAATCATGcaagggcggcgaggagatTCGAGGAGGTCACGGCGTTGACCAAGAACATCGAGGAGCTGGACAGGGAAATTGAAGGCTCAAAACGAACTGTGGCCGATGTTGCGGAGAAGTTCCAGGGGCTTTATGTTGGAGGAGCATGA
- a CDS encoding hypothetical protein (EggNog:ENOG503P47W; COG:S) yields MESRRPNSEQYSPKHIFNSAFTRRLPVSIIHSHYFSVTVIPHHLPTRQNATLTPPTISPAANPDHSNITISTSPTDDYRPRYRFYNNTFSLHRVSPLYLGPEPDHSGGADPPPTTIGPAQLRLVAQRLRDVLVGDVARGVEVGFTAADSDSASKIANSMGSLEVVVVRPVEAADLLDVSLEKMKDQYRQDEGSQELARSWRALEARVKGKLGLAIELVYEHSMGLAFLLPDLSKSSALTPGAADDETGTGRFLWLPVMLTRMPAPVRVAVTQFLEREFDCKISPTRFGTRTMVGGLERWMETLERNKKEQEKDLLVAVGFNTVAMMPRQMVAVEGGREELNKPGLATIDVILPWRKLVPFWKRGKEMEEGEMRRRYEEGGVEYKASAVTLAGKQGMREEGWGWRSEVHQPFLEALSMYTKRTIAMGLFHPAVRIVKVGCSGFTAAEGRLKIFPTMDRAGVVDLLAMLCEKAVSQQR; encoded by the coding sequence ATGGAATCGAGGAGGCCAAACTCTGAGCAATATTCACCAAAACACATCTTCAACAGTGCCTTCACGCGCCGGTTACCAGTCTCCATCATCCATTCACATTATTTTTCAGTCACTGTGattccccatcatcttccgACGCGACAAAatgccaccctcaccccGCCCACCATATCCCCCGCCGCCAATCCAGACCACTCCAACATCAcaatctccacctccccaaccgaCGACTACCGCCCCAGGTACAGATTCTAcaacaacaccttctccctccaccGCGTCTCCCCTCTCTATTTGGGACCTGAGCCCGACCACAGCGGCGGCGCcgaccctccccccaccaccattggcCCAGCCCAGCTCCGCCTCGTCGCCCAGCGACTGCGGGATGTGCTTGTCGGGGATGTCGCCCGAGGCGTGGAGGTCGGTTTCACAGCTGCAGACAGCGACAGCGCCAGCAAGATAGCCAACAGCATGGGCAGcctcgaggtggtggtggtgagaccTGTAGAGGCGGCTGATTTGCTCGATGTGAGTCTGGAAAAGATGAAGGATCAGTACCGGCAGGACGAAGGGAGCCAAGAGCTGGCGCGTTCGTGGCGCGCGCTGGAGGCGAGGGTCAAGGGGAAGCTGGGGTTGGCGATAGAGCTGGTGTATGAGCATTCGATGGGCCTGGCGTTTCTCTTGCCTGACCTGTCCAAGTCGTCGGCGTTGACGCCTGGTGCGGCGGATGATGAGACGGGGACGGGCCGGTTTCTGTGGCTGCCGGTcatgttgacgaggatgccTGCTCCGGTCAGGGTGGCGGTGACGCagtttttggagagggagtttgaCTGCAAGATTAGTCCGACCAGGTTTGGGACCAggacgatggtgggggggttggagaggtggaTGGAGACGTTGGAGAGgaacaagaaggagcaggagaaggatCTGCTTGTGGCGGTGGGGTTTAACACTGTAGCGATGATGCCGAGGCagatggtggcggtggagggggggagggaggagttgaacAAGCCGGGCTTGGCTACGATTGATGTCATTCTTCCGTGGCGCAAACTGGTCCCGTTTTGGAAGCGcgggaaggagatggaggagggggagatgcggaggaggtatgaagaggggggtgtggaATACAAGGCTTCGGCTGTCACGTTGGCCGGCAAAcaggggatgagggaggagggatgggggtggaggagcgaGGTTCACCAGCCTTTCCTTGAGGCTCTGTCAATGTACACCAAGAGAACCATCGCGATGGGACTGTTTCATCCAGCGGTGCGGATCGTCAAGGTTGGCTGCTCGGGATTCACGGCGGCCGAGGGAAGATTGAAGATCTTTCCTACGATGGACAGGGCCGGGGTGGTAGACTTGTTGGCTATGTTATGTGAGAAGGCTGTTTCGCAGCAGCGTTGA
- a CDS encoding hypothetical protein (EggNog:ENOG503NVG4; COG:S), giving the protein MIRLLQPINFPTPIYPQLSFRNKQLTNMDRAKQAVDEFVSKAGHHDTTVEERVAPAVKKETVRPTQHEEINTAIDKEVHQDHYHRKVQPIHDTEVLPEQHIHNRGKVVNREFDNRDNEATERALRAEAGKIKDERTVTGTTHTQSHAPVVQGEQVHHHVHETVQPVIHKETIQPSVVHTTVPIHEVHHEQAKHHGTTTLPAMSMKEFKQQGGALGGSSERYGAFEGCPKGVHQQGCGHEIGSGPAPNKMTSSTSRSTATTGTSGISSSSSMSSSEENISSTTGTTGLGSSSINTEKAKPSLLDRLNPMKDADGDGKRGFMR; this is encoded by the exons atGATCCGTCTATTGCAACCCATCAACTTCCCCACACCAATTTACCCTCAGCTCTCTTTCCGAAACAAACAACTCACCAACATGGATCGAGCAAAGCAAGCCGTCGACGAGTTCGTCTCCAAGGCAGGTCACCACGACACCACCGTCGAGGAGCGGGTCGCACCCGCCGTGAAGAAGGAAACCGTCCGCCCAACCCAGCACGAGGAGATCAACACCGCCATCGACAAGGAGGTCCACCAGGACCACTACCATCGCAAGGTCCAGCCCATCCACGACACCGAAGTCCTTCCCGAGCAGCACATCCACAACCGCGGCAAGGTCGTCAACCGCGAGTTCGACAACCGCGACAACGAGGCCACCGAGAGAGCCTTGAGAGCCGAGGCCGGCAAGATCAAAGATGAGCGCACCGTCACGGGCACCACCCACACGCAGAGCCACGCCCCCGTCGTTCAGGGCGAGCAGGTTCATCA CCACGTCCACGAGACGGTTCAACCTGTGATCCACAAGGAGACCATCCAACCCTCAGTGGTCCACACCACGGTGCCCATCCACGAGGTCCACCACGAGCAGGCCAAGCACCACGGCACCACCACTCTACCGGCCATGTCGATGAAAGAATTCAAGCAGCAGGGTGGTGCTTTGGGAGGAAGCTCCGAGCGCTACGGTGCCTTTGAGGGCTGCCCCAAGGGCGTGCATCAGCAGGGCTGCGGCCACGAGATTGGCAGCGGACCCGCTCCCAACAAGATGACCTCGAGCACCAGCAGAAGCACTGCCACCACTGGTACATCAGgcatttcttcttcttcgtccatGTCCTCGTCCGAAGAGAACATTTCCAGCACTACTGGCACGACCGGTCTTGGCTCGAGCAGCATCAACACGGAGAAGGCGAAGCCCAGCTTGCTCGACCGGCTGAACCCCATGAAGGATGCTGATGGTGACGGCAAGAGGGGGTTCATGAGATAG
- a CDS encoding hypothetical protein (EggNog:ENOG503P7E7), whose product MGQKSSCLTHKHTGLGTASAEQYRQPENGTAQDLLKDIARKSKLQARGMSGKCQDGEAGTGSSMHVAEQNGNAVGESASTKRLRITSTEDTDTETTVTAPVVQEVVKPHVHEIRQEEIHRDIHVHTNHTIIQPVYDLEALPPRHFVPDETGKLVEVSESDLPACTGRNAQWHIAAGPVPDKTKSKQALGTAAITKTGSPNSTSGAVNDSDTSSSTDSVPVMEVGQQEEATPIVQKAAVPRSTTTQANEGTTKKTSRLPKPSTAGQTTTVAAK is encoded by the exons ATGGGACAGAAGAGCAGTTGCCTCACGCACAAACATACCGGTTTAGGAACCGCATCGGCCGAACAGTATCGCCAGCCTGAGAACGGCACAGCCCAGGACCTTCTCAAGGATATCGCCCGGAAAAGCAAGCTCCAGGCTCGCGGGATGTCGGGGAAATGTCAAGATGGCGAGGCTGGCACCGGGAGCTCGATGCACGTAGCGGAGCAGAATGGAAACGCGGTTGGCGAGAGTGCATCAACAAAGCGGTTGAGGATCACCTCAACTGAAGATACTGATACGGAGACAACTGTTACTGCGC CCGTCGTTCAAGAGGTCGTGAAACCCCACGTCCACGAGATTCGACAAGAGGAAATCCATCGCGACATTCATGTACACACAAACCACACCATTATCCAGCCTGTCTACGATCTCGAAGCTCTACCACCGCGGCACTTTGTCCCCGACGAGACTGGAAAGCTGGTTGAGGTCAGCGAGTCAGACCTACCCGCCTGCACGGGACGAAATGCCCAATGGCACATCGCGGCTGGTCCCGTCCCCGACAAAACCAAGAGCAAGCAGGCTCTCGGGACGGCGGCGATTACCAAAACCGGGTCACCCAATAGCACCAGCGGGGCCGTGAACGACTCGGACACTTCCTCGTCGACGGATTCCGTGCCCGTGATGGAGGTTggccagcaagaagaagcg ACGCCAATTGTGCAGAAGGCTGCCGTACCAAGGTCAACAACGACGCAAGCCAATGAAGGTACGACAAAGAAAACCTCTCGACTGCCGAAACCGTCGACTGCGGGTCAAACAACAACGGTGGCTGCAAAGTAG